In Falco biarmicus isolate bFalBia1 chromosome 5, bFalBia1.pri, whole genome shotgun sequence, a single genomic region encodes these proteins:
- the LOC130149709 gene encoding C-type lectin domain family 2 member L-like: protein MGHRGGGSGCPERGAGSRKGLFSNIWLWRGVAGVLTAAIILILCIWFVNHSSAKDFPVSPSLELCPSDWLYFQRKCYYLSESEAEWNTSQSLCSLHNASLLVIENHQELSFMVKITKQDPWIGLYKRNEEFFWVNGKALDNKLIEVKGSGNCAYLESKGVSASGCYLTRKWICSLNISLPR, encoded by the exons ATGGGACACCGAGGCGGGGGCAGCGGCTGCCCGGAGCGGGGCGCGGGGTCCCGCAAAG gtcTATTCTCAAATATCTGGTTATGGCGAGGTGTTGCTGGAGTTCTTACTGCTGCTATCATTTTGATATTGTGTATTTGGTTTG TAAACCATTCTTCGGCCAAAGATTTTCCtgtctctccttccctggaaCTCTGTCCGTCGGATTGGCTGTATTTCCAGAGGAAATGCTACTACCTGTCAGAGAGTGAGGCCGAATGGAACACCAGTCAGAGCCTCTGCTCTTTGCACAATGCTTCCCTCCTAGTGATTGAAAATCATCAGGAGCTG AGTTTTATGGTGAAAATAACAAAGCAAGACCCGTGGATTGGACTCTATAAAAGGAATGAAGAGTTCTTCTGGGTAAACGGGAAAGCATTAGACAATAAACT GATTGAAGTAAAAGGCTCCGGAAACTGTGCCTATCTTGAGTCAAAAGGAGTCTCAGCCTCTGGATGTTATTTAACCAGGAAGTGGATCTGTAGCTTGAATATTAGCCTACCACGATAA